In one Betta splendens chromosome 14, fBetSpl5.4, whole genome shotgun sequence genomic region, the following are encoded:
- the hlcs gene encoding biotin--protein ligase isoform X4, with product MRDKMLITLCYVYMWVRFHKCYSTLIRNSLSKLKKCGLTFCISSNSATASPTDRHTQPHHGRLPSEETIFLQLGDKAVCVTKPQTCDDLSKWTVLLGTSLVNSPEKDNISFIIEATGHRVGYHTPHISAKKVLKWSDYCLPLACSPDHPFRALAQASLDNFSRLGVAFIEDRLQLDNGLLPSKIVPIVLQESTLSELMGQQCPQSSNTVKSLCSSHTDKFGSDLFTDIQHPQCSKTLLTLEQVAELGSTEHPECPKDSEDHFLETYPHMEGHGHHLHLSSCHECLEMENSTITSVKHASAENIPDLPNENSVRLNSGDKTLDEHEGFSGGGLNFDGKPPNVLVYTGGSQERFNTIFQVLSECINMENNIIYSLQPQEALNDPWLENTRLLVLAEEDTLTPQLQTRFLTFLSMGGRVLGLASKLCPAGLGLKDKGSQSGQVRRLSFTREDSTEVEFSVLASGKVYVRDTQGGGQVELWGELREDLSDERGMAIVRVTHGKDGGEAVLCQVHLEIAPHKLTFDDFDELKASNSLRIEVLTEILVSLGLSCEFGQTPDSSPVHLLAISEKAKANLLKCLRTHADQKGLILLSKSSLKIMSCAELQDGPWLTDGQLALVTDSSEAQSCQFSMETYRKNLKTKFLGHTLLYADIVTSTMDLLQGIILHIPKEVGLIAIAARQTQGKGRGRNTWLSPPGCAMFTLKVQVELTSRLGRRISFLQHLAALAVVEAVCSLPGYEVSACGLTTT from the exons ATGCGGGATAAGATGTTAATAACGCTCTGCTACGTCTACATGTGGGTGCGCTTTCACAAGTGCTACTCAACCCTGATTCGTAATAGTTTGTCCAAACTGAAAAAATGTGGCTTAACATTTTGCATTAGCTCTAATTCGGCCACGGCGTCTCCGACTGATCGTCACACACAACCGCATCACGGCCGACTTCCATCTGAAGAGACCATCTTTCTTCAACTGGGAGACAAAGCCGTCTGTGTCACGAAGCCTCAG ACCTGTGACGACCTCAGCAAATGGACCGTGCTGTTGGGAACCTCTCTGGTCAACAGTCCAGAAAAAGACAATATATCATTCATCATTGAAGCTACAGGACATAGAGTGGGATACCACACTCCTCACATATCGGCCAAGAAA GTGCTGAAGTGGTCTGACTACTGTCTTCCTTTGGCCTGTAGTCCTGACCATCCATTTAGGGCATTGGCTCAGGCAAGTTTAGATAATTTCAGTCGTTTGGGGGTGGCTTTTATTGAAGATCGACTTCAGCTAGACAATGGACTTTTGCCTTCAAAGATAGTCC CCATTGTCCTTCAAGAATCCACTCTCAGTGAGCTTATGGGACAGCAGTGTCCTCAGAGCTCAAACACTGTCAAGTCTCTCTGCTCCAGTCATACTGACAAGTTTGGCTCTGACTTGTTCACTGATATCCAGCACCCACAGTGCAGTAAAACTCTACTTACCTTGGAACAAGTAGCAGAGCTTGGCAGCACAGAGCATCCAGAATGTCCTAAGGATTCAGAGGACCATTTCTTGGAAACCTATCCTCACATGGAGGGCCATGGGCATCACCTACATCTGTCCAGCTGCCATGAATGTTTAGAGATGGAGAACAGCACCATTACATCAGTCAAACACGCCTCTGCAGAAAACATTCCAGACCTTCCTAATGAGAACTCTGTACGACTGAATAGTGGTGATAAGACTTTGGATGAACATGAGGGTTTTTCAGGTGGTGGTTTAAATTTTGATGGCAAACCACCAAATGTTTTGGTGTACACAGGTGGTTCCCAGGAACGTTTTAACACAATTTTTCAGGTTTTGTCAGAGTGCATAAATATGGAAAACAATATAATATATTCCCTTCAGCCACAGGAGGCCCTTAATGATCCATGGTTGGAAAACACCAGGCTTCTGGTACTGGCAGAGGAGGACACTCTGACCCCTCAGCTTCAGACTCGTTTTCTCACCTTCCTGAGTATGGGTGGCAGGGTCCTGGGACTAGCGTCCAAACTGTGTCCTGCAGGCCTTGGTTTAAAAGACAAGGGGAGTCAAAGTGGACAGGTCAGAAGGTTGAGCTTTACCAGGgaagacagcacagaggtggAATTTAGTGTATTGGCCAGTGGCAAAGTTTATGTCAGGGACACTCAAGGAGGAGGACAAGTAGAGCTCTGGGGGGAACTCAGAGAGGATCTCTCTGACGAGAGGGGCATGGCTATTGTTCGTGTAACTCACGGAAAGGATGGTGGGGAGGCTGTTCTTTGTCAG GTCCATTTAGAAATTGCCCCACACAAATTGACCTTTGATGATTTTGATGAATTGAAGGCCAGCAATTCGCTGCGTATTGAAGTTTTGACGGAGATTCTCGTCTCCCTCGGCCTCAGTTGTGAATTTGGCCAGACTCCAGACTCCAGCCCAGTTCACTTACTAGCCATCTCTGAG aaagCCAAGGCTAACCTTCTGAAGTGTCTGAGAACACATGCAGATCAAAAAGGTCTCATCTTATTGTCAAAGTCCTCCTTAAAGATCATGTCCTGCGCTGAACTTCAAGATGGTCCTTGGCTGACTGATGGGCAGCTTGCCCTGGTCACAGACTCTTCAGAGGCACAGAGCTGCCAGTTTAGTATGGAGACCTACAGGAAAAACCTGAAGACCAAATTCCTGGGACATACCCTGCTGTATGCTGACATTGTCACATCCACCATGGACCTGTTACAAGG GATTATACTACACATACCAAAGGAAGTGGGATTAATAGCCATAGCAGCTAGGCAAACCCAGGGAAAAG
- the hlcs gene encoding biotin--protein ligase isoform X5 gives MRDKMLITLCYVYMWVRFHKCYSTLIRNSLSKLKKCGLTFCISSNSATASPTDRHTQPHHGRLPSEETIFLQLGDKAVCVTKPQTCDDLSKWTVLLGTSLVNSPEKDNISFIIEATGHRVGYHTPHISAKKVLKWSDYCLPLACSPDHPFRALAQASLDNFSRLGVAFIEDRLQLDNGLLPSKIVPIVLQESTLSELMGQQCPQSSNTVKSLCSSHTDKFGSDLFTDIQHPQCSKTLLTLEQVAELGSTEHPECPKDSEDHFLETYPHMEGHGHHLHLSSCHECLEMENSTITSVKHASAENIPDLPNENSVRLNSGDKTLDEHEGFSGGGLNFDGKPPNVLVYTGGSQERFNTIFQVLSECINMENNIIYSLQPQEALNDPWLENTRLLVLAEEDTLTPQLQTRFLTFLSMGGRVLGLASKLCPAGLGLKDKGSQSGQVRRLSFTREDSTEVEFSVLASGKVYVRDTQGGGQVELWGELREDLSDERGMAIVRVTHGKDGGEAVLCQVHLEIAPHKLTFDDFDELKASNSLRIEVLTEILVSLGLSCEFGQTPDSSPVHLLAISEKAKANLLKCLRTHADQKGLILLSKSSLKIMSCAELQDGPWLTDGQLALVTDSSEAQSCQFSMETYRKNLKTKFLGHTLLYADIVTSTMDLLQGIILHIPKEVGLIAIAARQTQGKGRGRNTWLSPPGCAMFTLKVQVELTSRLGRRISFLQHLAALAVVEAVCSLPGYEAVE, from the exons ATGCGGGATAAGATGTTAATAACGCTCTGCTACGTCTACATGTGGGTGCGCTTTCACAAGTGCTACTCAACCCTGATTCGTAATAGTTTGTCCAAACTGAAAAAATGTGGCTTAACATTTTGCATTAGCTCTAATTCGGCCACGGCGTCTCCGACTGATCGTCACACACAACCGCATCACGGCCGACTTCCATCTGAAGAGACCATCTTTCTTCAACTGGGAGACAAAGCCGTCTGTGTCACGAAGCCTCAG ACCTGTGACGACCTCAGCAAATGGACCGTGCTGTTGGGAACCTCTCTGGTCAACAGTCCAGAAAAAGACAATATATCATTCATCATTGAAGCTACAGGACATAGAGTGGGATACCACACTCCTCACATATCGGCCAAGAAA GTGCTGAAGTGGTCTGACTACTGTCTTCCTTTGGCCTGTAGTCCTGACCATCCATTTAGGGCATTGGCTCAGGCAAGTTTAGATAATTTCAGTCGTTTGGGGGTGGCTTTTATTGAAGATCGACTTCAGCTAGACAATGGACTTTTGCCTTCAAAGATAGTCC CCATTGTCCTTCAAGAATCCACTCTCAGTGAGCTTATGGGACAGCAGTGTCCTCAGAGCTCAAACACTGTCAAGTCTCTCTGCTCCAGTCATACTGACAAGTTTGGCTCTGACTTGTTCACTGATATCCAGCACCCACAGTGCAGTAAAACTCTACTTACCTTGGAACAAGTAGCAGAGCTTGGCAGCACAGAGCATCCAGAATGTCCTAAGGATTCAGAGGACCATTTCTTGGAAACCTATCCTCACATGGAGGGCCATGGGCATCACCTACATCTGTCCAGCTGCCATGAATGTTTAGAGATGGAGAACAGCACCATTACATCAGTCAAACACGCCTCTGCAGAAAACATTCCAGACCTTCCTAATGAGAACTCTGTACGACTGAATAGTGGTGATAAGACTTTGGATGAACATGAGGGTTTTTCAGGTGGTGGTTTAAATTTTGATGGCAAACCACCAAATGTTTTGGTGTACACAGGTGGTTCCCAGGAACGTTTTAACACAATTTTTCAGGTTTTGTCAGAGTGCATAAATATGGAAAACAATATAATATATTCCCTTCAGCCACAGGAGGCCCTTAATGATCCATGGTTGGAAAACACCAGGCTTCTGGTACTGGCAGAGGAGGACACTCTGACCCCTCAGCTTCAGACTCGTTTTCTCACCTTCCTGAGTATGGGTGGCAGGGTCCTGGGACTAGCGTCCAAACTGTGTCCTGCAGGCCTTGGTTTAAAAGACAAGGGGAGTCAAAGTGGACAGGTCAGAAGGTTGAGCTTTACCAGGgaagacagcacagaggtggAATTTAGTGTATTGGCCAGTGGCAAAGTTTATGTCAGGGACACTCAAGGAGGAGGACAAGTAGAGCTCTGGGGGGAACTCAGAGAGGATCTCTCTGACGAGAGGGGCATGGCTATTGTTCGTGTAACTCACGGAAAGGATGGTGGGGAGGCTGTTCTTTGTCAG GTCCATTTAGAAATTGCCCCACACAAATTGACCTTTGATGATTTTGATGAATTGAAGGCCAGCAATTCGCTGCGTATTGAAGTTTTGACGGAGATTCTCGTCTCCCTCGGCCTCAGTTGTGAATTTGGCCAGACTCCAGACTCCAGCCCAGTTCACTTACTAGCCATCTCTGAG aaagCCAAGGCTAACCTTCTGAAGTGTCTGAGAACACATGCAGATCAAAAAGGTCTCATCTTATTGTCAAAGTCCTCCTTAAAGATCATGTCCTGCGCTGAACTTCAAGATGGTCCTTGGCTGACTGATGGGCAGCTTGCCCTGGTCACAGACTCTTCAGAGGCACAGAGCTGCCAGTTTAGTATGGAGACCTACAGGAAAAACCTGAAGACCAAATTCCTGGGACATACCCTGCTGTATGCTGACATTGTCACATCCACCATGGACCTGTTACAAGG GATTATACTACACATACCAAAGGAAGTGGGATTAATAGCCATAGCAGCTAGGCAAACCCAGGGAAAAG